A genomic stretch from Arachis stenosperma cultivar V10309 chromosome 3, arast.V10309.gnm1.PFL2, whole genome shotgun sequence includes:
- the LOC130968400 gene encoding nucleolin 1-like encodes MAKTSKKSASKVETAPPVKKGKRQADEELEKKVSLKKQKIEEAAQKQKKEVKVQKKKEESSSDDSSSDSEDEKPATKVAVASKKQPAKNGTLSSPAKKAKPASSSSSDDSASESEDEKPAAKAPPKSQAAKNVAPAKKVKPASSSSSESSDDDSDDDEVPKSKVLPAVVKNGSASAKKPSESSESEDSSSGEENKAKSSKKVPAKKVESESSSDSSSDEEDEKKPVAKSSAVPSKKVETTETSDDDSSESSDDEENGAKPTANAASKPSAIAKKNDDSDSSDSDDSSSEDEKKTAPKTVSNAKSVPVPKPAKKSSNSSESESDEEEDSSDSEFEDEKKTAKSSGQGKMDVDEEESSDESDDEPKKKPVKVSKESSDSSDDSDEEEEKPSKTPQKSAKDVEMVDADSAKKVPKTPSTPSAATGGTKTLFVGNLSFNVQRSDVEEFFKDCGEVVDVRFSVDDTGRFKGFGHVEFATAEAAQSALELNEHELLNRPVRLDLARERGAYTPGGSNSFQKGGQRQSGQTIYIRGFDKSLGEEEIRASLNEHFGSCGEISRVSIPKDFESGCPKGFAYMDFKDSSSMKKALELNETELAGGYYLSVEEAKPRSDGFGSGGRGGGRFGGRSNEGGRFGGRSGGGRFGGGRGGSDRGRGGRGRGGGRGFGNKPTFAAEGKKTTFADDD; translated from the exons ATGGCCAAGACTAGCAAGAAATCAGCTTCCAAG GTTGAGACTGCTCCACCTGTCAAAAAGG GAAAGAGGCAGGCAGATGAGGAACTTGAGAAGAAAGTTAGTTTAAAGAAACAGAAGATAGAAGAGGCTGCTCAGAAGCAAAAGAAGGAAGTGAAGGTGcagaagaaaaaggaggagagTAGTTCAGATGATTCTTCTTCAGATTCTGAAGATGAG AAACCTGCTACCAAAGTTGCTGTTGCTTCAAAGAAGCAGCCTGCTAAGAACGGCACTTTAAGCTCCCCTGCAAAGAAAGCCAAGCCAGCTAGTAGTTCTAGCTCTGATGATTCTGCTTCAGAGTCTGAAGATGAG AAACCTGCAGCAAAGGCTCCTCCAAAAAGTCAGGCTGCAAAAAATGTTGCTCCAGCAAAGAAAGTCAAGCCAGCTTCCTCTTCAAGTTCTGAATCCTCAGATGATGACTCTGATGACGACGAA GTGCCCAAATCCAAGGTGCTGCCTGCTGTGGTTAAGAATGGATCTGCTTCTGCAAAGAAACCAAGTGAAAGCTCTGAGTCTGAGGACAGCAGCTCTGGGGAGGAAAAT AAAGcaaaatcaagcaaaaaggtgccTGCTAAGAAGGTTGAATCAGAGTCATCCTCTGATAGTAGCTCTGATGAAGAA GATGAGAAAAAACCAGTAGCCAAATCATCTGCAGTTCCAAGTAAGAAAGTTGAGACAACTGAAACTTCAGATGATGATTCAAGTGAAAGCTCTGATGATGAAGAAAAT GGTGCAAAACCTACTGCAAATGCGGCTTCCAAGCCTTCTGCTATAGCTAAGAAGAACGATGACAGTGACAGTTCAGATTCTGATGATAGCAGCTCCGAAGATGAGAAG AAAACTGCTCCCAAGACTGTTTCCAATGCCAAGTCAGTACCCGTGCCAAAGCCTGCCAAGAAGTCTAGTAATTCTAGTGAGAGTGAGTCGGATGAGGAAGAG GACTCATCTGATAGTGAATTTGAAGATGAAAAG AAAACTGCTAAAAGCTCCGGTCAG GGAAAAATGGATGTTGATGAAGAAGAGAGCTCTGATGAAAGTGATGACGAGCCAAAAAAGAAG CCTGTGAAAGTTTCAAAAGAAAGCAGTGATAGTTCAGATGACagtgatgaggaagaagagaaacctTCTAAAACTCCTCAGAAAAGT GCCAAGGATGTGGAGATGGTTGATGCTGACTCAGCAAAGAAAGTT CCTAAAACCCCTTCTACACCTAGTGCTGCAACAGGTGGTACAAAGACACTATTTGTTGGAAACCTGTCATTTAATGTGCAACGATCTGACGT TGAGGAGTTTTTCAAAGATTGTGGAGAAGTTGTTGATGTTCGTTTTTCTGTTGACGATACTGGGAGGTTTAAAGGCTTTGGACATGTTGAGTTTGCTACTGCAGAGGCAGCACAAAGT GCTCTTGAATTGAATGAGCATGAGTTGTTGAATCGTCCTGTTAGGCTTGATTTAGCTCGTGAAAGAGGTGCATATACCCCTGGTGGCAG CAATTCCTTCCAGAAAGGTGGTCAGCGTCAATCTGGTCAAACTATATACATAAGGGGTTTTGATAAATCTCTTGGAGAAGAAGag ATAAGAGCTAGCCTAAATGAGCATTTTGGTTCGTGCGGGGAGATCTCGAGGGTGTCAATCCCAAAAGATTTTGAGTCTGGATGTCCTAAAGg TTTTGCCTACATGGACTTCAAGGATTCTTCTAGCATGAAGAAAGCTCTAGAACTCAATGAGACTGAACTTGCTGGTGGTTATTACCTCTCAGTTGAAGAAGCCAAACCTAGATCTGATGGCTTTGGTTCAGGTGGAAGAGGTGGCGGTCGATTTGGAGGTAGGAGTAATGAAGGTGGTCGATTTGGAGGAAGGAGTGGTGGTGGCCGATTTGGTGGTGGAAGGGGTGGTAGTGATCGAGGCAGAGGTGGTCgaggaagaggtggtggaaGGGGTTTTGGAAATAAACCGACATTTGCTGCAGAAG GAAAAAAGACCACATTTGCCGATGACGACTAG